One genomic segment of [Phormidium] sp. ETS-05 includes these proteins:
- a CDS encoding M48 family metallopeptidase, protein MSAGNFERRKEKQQQLKKQLITLFSMVAFLGTFGYSTMNLFQGAFNQPTQQDLDQQRSNQRQQELQTQERGYEIVLQREPNNQIALEGLVSVRLEMQDNQGAIEGLEKLVKLAPDREDYKSKLAELQAQGQN, encoded by the coding sequence ATGTCAGCAGGCAACTTTGAGAGGCGAAAAGAAAAACAGCAGCAGCTCAAAAAGCAACTAATCACGTTGTTTTCTATGGTGGCGTTTTTAGGGACGTTTGGTTATTCCACGATGAATCTGTTTCAGGGTGCTTTTAACCAGCCGACCCAACAGGACTTAGACCAGCAGCGGTCTAATCAACGCCAGCAGGAACTGCAAACCCAAGAGCGGGGTTATGAAATTGTTTTGCAGCGGGAACCGAATAACCAAATAGCGCTAGAAGGTTTGGTATCTGTGCGTCTGGAGATGCAGGATAATCAAGGGGCTATAGAAGGGTTGGAAAAGTTGGTAAAGCTGGCGCCGGATAGAGAGGATTATAAGAGTAAGTTAGCGGAGTTGCAGGCGCAGGGCCAAAATTAA
- a CDS encoding FAD-binding domain-containing protein produces MQQLKTDFTSREDMAAYIQQEFPWLESPGDLSPYVGGRKAGLARLQEFKIEKYGKERNFLNGEVSRLSPYISRGCLELEEVRQWALQHPMSKSVESFVSELAWRGFFHLVYQEEGTGILADLEPPKVSLEKHQTTLPDDIARGETGLPSMDGLIGMLRETGYLHNHARMYLASYVVHFRKVSWRSGADWMYALLIDGDFASNHLSWQWVASTFSNKPYIFNRENLERYAGAVLPGDPRQGDPFDYSYEVLAERLFGGEYRPEPRRSSGNYQ; encoded by the coding sequence ATGCAGCAGCTTAAAACTGATTTTACCAGCCGCGAAGATATGGCGGCCTATATCCAACAGGAGTTTCCCTGGCTGGAGTCACCAGGGGACCTCTCTCCTTATGTTGGGGGGAGAAAGGCGGGTTTGGCAAGGCTACAGGAGTTTAAAATCGAAAAGTATGGCAAGGAGCGTAATTTCCTAAATGGTGAGGTTTCCCGTTTATCTCCTTATATCAGTCGCGGGTGTTTGGAGTTGGAAGAGGTTCGCCAGTGGGCCTTGCAGCATCCGATGTCTAAGTCGGTGGAAAGTTTTGTGAGTGAGTTGGCTTGGCGGGGATTTTTTCATTTGGTTTACCAGGAGGAGGGGACCGGTATCCTGGCGGATCTGGAACCGCCGAAGGTATCTTTAGAGAAACACCAAACTACTCTCCCAGATGATATTGCTAGGGGGGAAACGGGTTTGCCTTCGATGGATGGGTTGATCGGGATGTTGCGGGAAACTGGCTATTTGCACAACCATGCTCGGATGTATTTGGCGAGTTATGTGGTGCATTTCCGCAAGGTGAGTTGGCGATCGGGTGCTGATTGGATGTATGCTCTGCTTATCGATGGGGACTTTGCTAGCAACCACCTGTCTTGGCAGTGGGTGGCTTCCACTTTCTCTAATAAGCCTTATATTTTTAATCGGGAAAACCTGGAAAGGTATGCGGGAGCGGTTCTGCCTGGGGACCCGCGCCAAGGCGACCCCTTTGATTATAGTTATGAGGTGTTGGCAGAAAGATTATTTGGCGGCGAGTATCGACCGGAACCGAGGCGATCGTCTGGCAATTACCAGTAA
- a CDS encoding tetratricopeptide repeat protein has product MDYNRFFQEIPHRYENWGQKSVKPKNPKFQEILARWGGMTTANVMQLLNLAVECMNPDEIYCQVGIDDGSSLIGALVDFPNRLAYAVDNFDRPDITDDIKDRAIDTLMQFNFGENLVIADQDLEEFLLDLKQVETQGQISVYFDNSHPNYRSVLLGLLHIKPILTETALIIISHSNSDSVHQATWDFIATHPQSQILLDLPNFGNGIKVISWDNHRQHNYDPTIFIQNRRQNLVNAIATIADTPKSAATLYQEAIHHHQQQQFAEAEQKYLLSLRQHNDSRVWFNLGILYCETARYEPAINAILKSLELSGENRGWAHYYLGIAHENLNQNSRAIAAYQEAIQSEPDIIDAWNHLGNLLVQTGNLEAAEPIYRQAIARHPEQFGTYLNLGNLLLSQGSIAAAIEMYQEALNLSPGNADIFHNLEMAIEIQKNPAPYYLSLADNLAKNQKYSPAIEFYDQVLELADGDAAIYESLGKCYWQLRRPDEAIAYLQKALKLNPSAAPVQFNLINYLLHQGRTAEAISQAETAAANLPEDYTFTLLQHLIVPMLYHNVEEISYYRQRFEEHLQILIENTRLDDPEMLESAVAGIGRFTNFYLAYQAHNVIESQRIYGNFVHQIMGAKYPQWVQPLPMPPVNGKIRVGYVSNYLYSYSGSLWLTGWMRYANREDFELYFYHTGNVTDKITEFFRNSGKFYHIPGNLEQLCQQIRADNLHILVFPEIGMDPPTVRLAGLRLAPVQCTAWGHPVTSGIPTIDYFLSSELMEPENAQEHYSEKLILLPNIGVAYPQPQDIPELEKTRTDYDLPEDAVIYLCCQAPFKYLPQYDYILAEIGRRVPGAKFLFFRGELLKERLAKAFAAVGLNSEDYCLFKQVPARYDYLMLNRLSDVFLDTFTWSGGNTSLEAIACHLPIVTCPGEFMRGRHADSFLKMMGVTETIGQTEAEYIEIAVKLGLDPQWRRQIAERLRQNQDHLFDDQTCVAAMEAFYRQVVLCP; this is encoded by the coding sequence ATGGATTATAACAGATTTTTTCAGGAAATCCCCCACCGCTATGAAAACTGGGGTCAGAAATCAGTAAAACCCAAAAACCCCAAATTCCAGGAAATTTTAGCCCGGTGGGGGGGTATGACTACCGCTAATGTAATGCAGTTGCTGAATTTAGCCGTAGAGTGCATGAACCCCGATGAGATTTACTGTCAAGTTGGCATCGATGATGGCAGTAGTTTAATCGGGGCATTGGTGGACTTTCCCAACCGGTTAGCTTATGCAGTGGATAACTTCGATCGCCCAGACATCACCGACGACATTAAAGATAGAGCGATCGATACCTTGATGCAATTTAATTTCGGCGAAAACCTCGTCATCGCCGACCAAGACCTAGAAGAATTCCTCCTCGACCTCAAACAAGTAGAAACCCAAGGCCAAATCAGCGTTTACTTTGACAACAGCCATCCCAATTACCGCTCCGTCCTCCTGGGATTACTGCACATCAAACCCATATTAACCGAAACCGCCCTCATCATCATCAGCCACAGTAACTCTGATAGCGTCCACCAAGCCACCTGGGATTTTATCGCCACCCATCCCCAAAGCCAAATCTTACTAGACTTACCCAACTTTGGCAATGGCATCAAAGTCATAAGCTGGGATAACCACAGACAACATAACTACGACCCCACCATATTTATCCAAAACCGGCGGCAAAATCTAGTCAACGCGATCGCCACTATAGCCGATACCCCCAAATCAGCCGCCACCCTATATCAAGAAGCCATCCATCACCATCAACAGCAGCAATTTGCCGAAGCCGAGCAAAAATACCTCCTTAGTTTGCGCCAGCATAATGATAGCCGAGTCTGGTTTAATCTCGGCATCCTCTACTGTGAAACCGCCCGATACGAACCAGCCATCAACGCCATCCTCAAATCTCTAGAACTAAGTGGCGAAAACCGGGGTTGGGCGCACTATTACCTAGGCATCGCTCACGAAAACCTCAATCAAAACAGCCGAGCGATCGCCGCTTACCAAGAAGCGATTCAATCAGAACCAGACATTATCGATGCCTGGAATCACCTCGGCAACTTGTTAGTACAAACAGGCAATCTAGAAGCCGCCGAACCGATTTATCGTCAAGCCATTGCCCGCCACCCGGAACAGTTTGGCACCTACCTCAACTTGGGCAATTTGCTCCTATCTCAAGGTAGCATCGCCGCCGCCATAGAAATGTATCAGGAAGCACTAAACCTCAGTCCCGGTAATGCCGATATTTTCCACAATTTAGAAATGGCTATAGAAATCCAGAAAAATCCAGCCCCCTATTATCTATCCTTAGCCGATAATTTGGCAAAAAATCAAAAATATAGCCCAGCTATAGAATTTTATGATCAAGTCCTAGAGCTAGCCGATGGGGATGCAGCAATTTATGAAAGTCTGGGCAAGTGCTATTGGCAACTGCGCCGTCCTGACGAAGCGATCGCCTACCTACAAAAAGCGTTAAAACTAAACCCCAGTGCGGCTCCCGTGCAATTCAATCTAATTAACTATCTGCTGCATCAAGGCAGAACTGCAGAAGCCATTTCTCAAGCCGAAACCGCAGCAGCAAATTTACCCGAAGACTACACATTTACCCTGCTGCAACACCTCATCGTCCCGATGCTGTATCATAATGTGGAGGAAATTAGCTATTACCGGCAACGATTTGAAGAACATCTGCAAATTTTAATCGAGAATACCCGCCTAGATGACCCCGAAATGCTGGAAAGTGCCGTGGCGGGAATTGGCAGATTCACTAATTTTTACCTAGCATATCAAGCCCATAATGTGATTGAGTCCCAGCGCATATACGGCAACTTTGTCCATCAAATCATGGGGGCGAAATATCCCCAGTGGGTGCAGCCTTTACCCATGCCACCAGTTAACGGTAAGATTCGCGTGGGTTATGTGTCCAATTACTTGTATAGTTATAGTGGCAGTCTGTGGTTGACCGGGTGGATGCGCTACGCGAATCGGGAAGATTTTGAGCTATACTTCTATCATACCGGGAATGTCACCGATAAAATTACGGAATTTTTCCGCAATAGCGGCAAATTTTACCATATTCCAGGAAATTTAGAGCAACTTTGCCAGCAAATTCGGGCTGACAATCTGCATATTTTGGTGTTTCCCGAAATCGGTATGGACCCGCCGACGGTGCGGTTAGCGGGGTTGCGGTTGGCGCCGGTACAATGTACGGCGTGGGGACATCCGGTGACTTCGGGTATCCCTACTATTGATTATTTCCTTTCTAGCGAGCTGATGGAACCGGAAAACGCCCAGGAGCATTATTCTGAAAAGCTGATTTTGCTGCCTAATATTGGGGTGGCTTATCCACAACCCCAGGATATCCCAGAATTAGAAAAGACTCGCACGGATTATGATTTGCCGGAAGATGCGGTGATTTATTTATGCTGCCAAGCGCCGTTTAAGTATTTGCCGCAGTATGATTATATTTTGGCGGAAATTGGGCGGCGGGTTCCGGGAGCAAAGTTTTTGTTTTTCCGGGGGGAACTGCTGAAAGAACGGTTGGCGAAGGCGTTTGCAGCGGTGGGGTTGAATAGTGAGGATTATTGCTTGTTCAAACAGGTGCCAGCGCGGTATGATTATTTGATGCTAAATCGGCTGTCTGACGTGTTTTTGGATACGTTCACTTGGTCGGGGGGGAATACTTCTCTGGAGGCGATCGCCTGCCATCTCCCGATCGTCACCTGTCCCGGCGAATTCATGCGCGGACGCCACGCCGACAGTTTCCTAAAAATGATGGGAGTCACCGAGACGATCGGCCAAACCGAAGCCGAATACATAGAAATTGCGGTAAAATTAGGATTAGACCCCCAATGGCGCCGCCAGATAGCCGAACGCCTGCGCCAAAACCAAGACCATCTATTTGATGACCAAACCTGTGTAGCCGCGATGGAAGCATTTTATCGCCAAGTAGTTCTTTGTCCCTAG
- a CDS encoding aminotransferase class IV, with the protein MTKFWYNGKLSDSSTLEIAPDDPGLIYGATAFTTMRVYGGDLDHPLTYWSGHCQRLKTTLAAFQWPEPDWDLVRQGAQILSHTWPVIRITIFPDGRELILGRNLPPDLATKQSQGIRSAVVSGPEFERWLPHRKSGNYLGSYLALQASQRLGATEAILIDQDGNWLETSTGNLWGWGDGSWWTPPLEEGILPGLMREQMMGWLLASGERVEEEPWSEPVVARLEAIGHSNSAIELVPLREILTPTGTISRPPQHPAWEKWRRFFSPHPPNSQIKLT; encoded by the coding sequence ATGACAAAATTCTGGTACAACGGTAAATTAAGCGACTCCAGCACCTTAGAAATTGCCCCAGACGACCCCGGGCTAATCTACGGCGCTACCGCCTTTACTACCATGAGGGTATATGGCGGCGACTTGGACCATCCCCTTACATATTGGAGCGGACATTGCCAACGACTCAAAACCACCCTCGCCGCTTTCCAATGGCCCGAACCAGACTGGGACCTGGTTCGTCAGGGTGCCCAAATCTTGAGCCACACCTGGCCCGTGATTAGAATCACCATTTTCCCCGATGGTCGCGAATTGATTTTAGGGAGAAACTTGCCCCCAGACTTGGCCACAAAACAGAGCCAAGGTATCCGATCGGCAGTAGTCAGCGGACCAGAGTTTGAGCGTTGGCTACCCCACCGCAAAAGCGGCAACTATCTGGGGAGCTATCTGGCCCTGCAAGCGTCCCAGCGTCTGGGAGCCACGGAAGCGATATTAATCGATCAGGATGGCAACTGGCTGGAAACCAGCACAGGTAATTTGTGGGGATGGGGGGATGGCAGTTGGTGGACCCCACCCCTGGAGGAGGGAATACTCCCCGGTTTAATGAGAGAACAGATGATGGGGTGGTTGCTCGCATCCGGGGAGCGGGTGGAGGAGGAACCTTGGAGCGAACCGGTGGTGGCAAGATTAGAAGCGATCGGCCACAGCAACAGCGCGATCGAACTCGTCCCCCTGCGGGAAATCCTCACCCCCACTGGCACCATCAGCCGTCCCCCCCAACATCCCGCCTGGGAAAAGTGGCGACGGTTTTTCTCCCCTCATCCCCCAAATTCTCAGATTAAGTTAACATAA
- the ftsH3 gene encoding ATP-dependent zinc metalloprotease FtsH3, translated as MSVNNKRWRNAGLYALLAIVVIALATAFFDKQPQTRETWRYSEFIQKVENKGVDKVSISADRTKALVQVADGSKVLVNLPPDPDLLNILTRNNINIEVVPQGDEGFWVKALSSLFFPVLLLVALFFLLRRAQGGPGSQAMNFGKSRARVQMEPQTQVTFGDVAGIEQAKLELSEVVDFLKNADRFTAVGAKIPKGVLLVGPPGTGKTLLAKAVAGEAGVPFFSISGSEFVEMFVGVGASRVRDLFEQAKSNAPCIVFIDEIDAVGRQRGAGLGGGNDEREQTLNQLLTEMDGFEGNTGIIIIAATNRPDVLDAALMRPGRFDRQVVVDRPDYSGRLEILNVHARGKTLSKDVDLDKIARRTPGFTGADLSNLLNEAAILAARRNLTEISMDEINDAIDRVLAGPEKKDRVMSEKRKSLVAYHEAGHALVGALMPDYDPVQKISIIPRGRAGGLTWFMPSEERMDSGLYSRSYLQNQMAVALGGRIAEEIVFGEEEVTTGAASDLQQVARVARQMVMRFGMSDRLGPVALGRQQGNMFLGRDIVAERDFSEETAAAVDDEVRNLVDQAYRRAKEVLVNNRPVLDELANMLVDKETVDAEELQQLLASREVKMAAIA; from the coding sequence ATGTCGGTGAATAATAAACGGTGGAGAAACGCCGGACTATATGCCCTGCTGGCGATCGTTGTCATAGCCTTGGCAACCGCCTTCTTTGACAAACAGCCCCAGACCAGGGAAACCTGGCGATATAGCGAATTCATTCAGAAAGTAGAAAACAAAGGCGTTGACAAAGTAAGCATCAGCGCCGATCGGACCAAAGCCCTGGTGCAGGTAGCCGATGGCAGCAAAGTCCTGGTCAACCTGCCCCCGGACCCCGACCTCCTCAATATCCTGACTCGAAACAACATCAATATAGAAGTAGTACCCCAAGGCGATGAAGGCTTCTGGGTAAAAGCTCTCAGCAGCCTATTTTTCCCAGTTCTCCTCTTAGTCGCCCTATTCTTTCTACTGCGGCGCGCCCAGGGGGGGCCGGGGTCCCAAGCCATGAACTTTGGCAAATCCCGCGCCCGAGTCCAGATGGAGCCCCAAACCCAAGTCACCTTCGGTGATGTCGCCGGTATCGAACAAGCCAAACTCGAACTCAGCGAAGTCGTGGACTTCCTGAAAAACGCCGATCGGTTCACCGCCGTAGGCGCCAAAATTCCCAAAGGCGTCCTCCTGGTTGGCCCTCCCGGAACCGGCAAAACCCTCCTCGCCAAAGCCGTAGCCGGAGAAGCAGGCGTCCCCTTCTTCTCCATCTCTGGTAGTGAATTTGTAGAAATGTTCGTGGGTGTGGGTGCTTCCCGCGTCCGGGACCTATTCGAGCAAGCCAAGTCTAACGCCCCCTGCATCGTCTTCATCGATGAAATTGACGCCGTGGGACGCCAGCGGGGTGCTGGTTTAGGCGGCGGTAACGACGAACGGGAGCAAACCCTTAACCAGTTGCTCACAGAAATGGACGGTTTTGAGGGCAACACCGGGATCATCATCATTGCTGCTACCAACCGGCCCGACGTACTCGATGCGGCCCTAATGCGTCCCGGTCGTTTTGACCGTCAAGTAGTGGTCGATCGGCCCGACTACAGCGGACGCCTAGAAATCCTCAACGTCCACGCTCGCGGCAAAACCTTGTCCAAAGATGTGGACCTGGACAAAATTGCCCGCCGTACCCCCGGTTTCACCGGTGCAGACTTGTCTAACCTGCTCAATGAAGCCGCAATTTTGGCTGCACGGCGCAACCTGACCGAAATCTCGATGGACGAAATTAACGACGCCATCGATCGCGTCCTCGCCGGACCAGAGAAAAAAGACCGCGTGATGAGCGAAAAGCGCAAATCCCTCGTAGCCTACCACGAAGCCGGTCACGCCTTAGTTGGCGCCCTCATGCCAGACTACGACCCCGTGCAAAAAATCAGCATCATCCCTCGCGGTCGTGCAGGCGGTTTAACCTGGTTCATGCCTAGTGAAGAACGTATGGACTCCGGTTTATACAGCCGCTCCTACCTGCAAAACCAGATGGCCGTAGCCCTTGGGGGCCGCATCGCCGAAGAAATCGTCTTCGGTGAAGAAGAAGTCACCACCGGTGCAGCTTCTGACTTGCAGCAAGTAGCGCGAGTAGCTCGCCAAATGGTGATGCGCTTTGGGATGAGCGATCGGCTCGGTCCCGTCGCTCTCGGACGCCAGCAAGGCAATATGTTCCTCGGACGGGATATCGTCGCCGAGCGGGACTTCTCAGAAGAAACCGCCGCCGCCGTGGATGATGAAGTGCGCAACCTGGTGGACCAAGCCTACCGCCGCGCCAAAGAAGTCCTGGTGAACAACCGCCCCGTTCTCGACGAATTGGCCAATATGCTGGTAGATAAAGAAACCGTGGATGCCGAAGAGTTGCAACAACTCCTCGCCAGCCGGGAAGTGAAGATGGCCGCGATCGCCTAA
- a CDS encoding DUF4359 domain-containing protein yields MKILKVVASVGAVVVLGAIAGMAITNPNPDAYKDYATERLAEYIKTEGCQKVPIGQDNCESIVESAQPQLAEIITNSTQRQNFIIFSIYKTELSLGRWVPFVPAYQFETLGAFQSFYIFKAEKL; encoded by the coding sequence ATGAAGATTCTCAAGGTTGTGGCATCGGTAGGGGCAGTAGTAGTATTAGGCGCGATCGCCGGAATGGCCATAACCAACCCCAACCCCGACGCCTACAAAGATTATGCCACCGAGAGGCTGGCGGAATACATCAAAACCGAAGGGTGCCAGAAAGTGCCGATCGGCCAAGACAACTGCGAATCGATCGTCGAGTCCGCCCAACCCCAGTTGGCAGAAATCATCACCAACAGCACCCAGCGGCAGAACTTTATCATCTTCAGTATCTACAAAACCGAACTATCCCTGGGGCGGTGGGTGCCCTTTGTCCCCGCCTACCAGTTTGAAACCCTAGGCGCATTCCAGAGCTTTTATATCTTCAAAGCCGAAAAGCTATAG
- a CDS encoding serine/threonine-protein kinase, which yields MTYCLIPGCLNPENPDDTTVCHSCSAPLLLKERYRPIKFLGAGGMGRTFLAVDEDIPSQPKCVIKQLVFPQGGTSNIAKLTELFEREAVRLDSLGSHPQIPTLLAHFKQNQWLYLVQEWISGQTLAEELAESGCFNETKLVQLLEDLLPVLKFIHDRQIIHRDIKPANIMRRDISSSVKPGQLVLIDFGIAKLFAGSAWLETATIVGTPEYMPPEQYRGKPLPASDLYSLGVTCIHLITGISPRNLFDASQDKFTWREHLPPDNPISPKLGKILDKMLQNAVNLRYKSAPEIIQDIKNKSTVSRSTKTIPALSQPKTPAKTVNSPQIFWQNLIFWQQPAPRNDILTSEVGIDYTKLRDLLADQKWQQADEETRAVLCQALGKYPRGYIFNNEIEQLPCEDLRTIDRLWVKYSQGRFGFSIQALIYESVGEDYGKFCAKVVWPTNNSDRLYQYMTFKLSAPVGHLPSRSWAAGIRWWGHAAALSARLQACDIQ from the coding sequence ATGACATACTGCTTAATTCCCGGTTGCCTCAACCCCGAAAACCCAGACGATACCACAGTTTGTCACTCTTGCTCGGCTCCATTACTCCTGAAAGAGCGCTATCGCCCCATCAAATTTTTGGGAGCAGGCGGGATGGGGCGAACCTTTTTGGCGGTAGATGAGGACATCCCCTCACAACCCAAATGTGTGATTAAGCAATTAGTCTTTCCCCAGGGTGGGACGAGCAATATTGCCAAACTCACCGAACTATTTGAGCGAGAAGCCGTGCGTTTGGATAGTTTGGGCAGTCATCCCCAAATTCCCACACTTTTAGCCCACTTTAAACAAAACCAATGGTTGTATCTGGTGCAAGAATGGATATCTGGGCAAACTTTGGCCGAAGAACTGGCAGAAAGTGGGTGTTTTAATGAAACCAAATTGGTGCAATTGTTAGAAGACCTGCTCCCGGTGTTAAAATTTATCCACGATCGGCAAATCATTCACCGAGATATCAAACCCGCCAACATCATGCGCCGGGATATTTCCAGCTCCGTCAAACCAGGGCAATTAGTATTAATTGATTTTGGCATCGCCAAGTTATTCGCTGGCAGCGCTTGGTTAGAAACCGCCACGATCGTCGGCACCCCAGAATATATGCCCCCAGAGCAATATCGCGGCAAACCTTTACCCGCCAGCGATTTATACAGTTTAGGTGTTACCTGCATCCATTTAATCACCGGCATATCCCCACGTAACCTGTTTGATGCCAGTCAAGATAAGTTTACCTGGAGAGAACATTTACCGCCGGACAATCCGATTAGTCCCAAACTGGGCAAGATTCTAGATAAAATGCTGCAAAATGCAGTTAATTTGCGTTACAAATCGGCACCAGAAATTATCCAAGATATTAAAAACAAGTCAACTGTCAGCAGGTCAACAAAAACCATCCCAGCGCTCAGTCAGCCAAAAACACCGGCTAAAACTGTTAATTCTCCTCAAATATTTTGGCAAAACCTGATTTTCTGGCAACAACCAGCGCCCAGAAATGACATTTTGACCTCAGAGGTGGGGATTGATTACACCAAATTAAGGGATTTACTAGCAGACCAAAAATGGCAGCAAGCCGATGAGGAAACTAGGGCAGTTTTATGTCAGGCTTTGGGGAAATATCCCCGGGGTTATATTTTTAACAATGAAATTGAACAATTGCCCTGCGAAGACTTGCGCACAATTGACCGCCTGTGGGTGAAATACAGTCAAGGACGTTTTGGCTTTAGTATTCAAGCCTTGATTTATGAGAGTGTGGGGGAAGACTACGGCAAGTTTTGCGCCAAAGTCGTCTGGCCAACCAACAACTCCGATCGGCTCTACCAGTATATGACCTTCAAACTCTCCGCCCCCGTGGGACACCTCCCCTCCCGCAGTTGGGCCGCAGGTATCCGCTGGTGGGGACACGCCGCTGCCCTATCCGCCCGCTTGCAAGCCTGCGATATTCAATAA
- a CDS encoding phycobiliprotein lyase, giving the protein MDAMEFFNRSAGRWRSQRTTHHLAFRRAEMGDSEITVETLSPDHPRVVDICKLYEIDPQQASGGAFVRWEGSMAWDREGENHSGETVFAIVPDPENPKIGKMLRERGYAEIVPVAGTYFIDDEGALILETEYETMSAVERFWFANPDLRMRATTVKRFGGFSTASFCSESRINSDAASANGNDKTATEPAATKQFYSLLGW; this is encoded by the coding sequence ATGGACGCAATGGAATTTTTTAACCGGAGTGCCGGACGGTGGCGATCGCAGCGCACGACCCACCACCTGGCATTCCGCCGAGCGGAAATGGGGGACTCGGAAATCACCGTAGAAACCCTCAGCCCCGACCATCCCAGAGTCGTGGATATCTGCAAACTTTATGAAATCGACCCCCAACAAGCCAGCGGGGGCGCTTTTGTCCGGTGGGAAGGCTCGATGGCTTGGGACCGGGAGGGAGAAAACCACTCCGGCGAAACCGTATTCGCGATCGTGCCAGACCCAGAAAATCCCAAAATCGGCAAAATGCTTCGGGAACGGGGCTATGCGGAAATTGTCCCCGTCGCCGGGACTTATTTTATTGATGATGAAGGCGCCCTCATTCTGGAAACCGAGTATGAAACCATGAGCGCCGTCGAGCGGTTCTGGTTTGCTAACCCGGACTTGCGGATGCGGGCCACCACCGTCAAGCGGTTTGGCGGGTTCAGCACCGCCTCATTTTGCAGCGAAAGCCGCATCAACAGCGACGCCGCCAGTGCTAATGGTAATGACAAAACTGCCACCGAGCCAGCAGCGACGAAACAGTTTTATTCCCTTTTGGGTTGGTGA
- a CDS encoding phycobilisome rod-core linker polypeptide yields the protein MSLPLLEYAPKSQNQRVSGYEIAGEEQPRKYSTEMASADEVKDVIWAAYRQIFSEHQILSSTRQKFLESQLTYGQINVRDFIRGLLLSDSFRRLNFETNSNYRFVEMCVQRVLGRDVYSEREKITWSIVLATKGLQGFVDALLDSEEYLSSFGYNTVPYQRRRILPQQAKGETPFNLKTPRYGEYHRAQLGFPQIVWQTVVRRYTPQDKQPKAGDPSLYLGMARDVTPMVNPGPRVSTFNLNYLAKVPNRKK from the coding sequence GTGTCGCTTCCTTTGCTAGAATACGCACCGAAAAGCCAAAACCAGCGCGTATCCGGTTATGAAATCGCCGGAGAAGAGCAGCCCAGAAAATATTCCACCGAAATGGCTTCTGCTGATGAAGTCAAAGACGTGATTTGGGCAGCTTATCGCCAAATTTTCAGCGAACACCAAATCCTGTCTAGCACTCGCCAAAAGTTCTTGGAATCCCAGCTCACCTACGGTCAAATTAACGTGCGGGACTTCATTCGGGGTCTGCTGTTGTCTGACTCATTCCGGCGGCTGAATTTCGAGACTAACAGCAACTACCGGTTTGTGGAAATGTGCGTCCAGCGGGTTTTGGGCCGCGATGTTTACAGCGAGCGGGAAAAAATTACCTGGTCGATCGTCCTCGCCACCAAAGGTCTGCAAGGCTTTGTGGATGCGCTACTCGACAGCGAAGAGTACCTGAGCAGCTTCGGTTACAACACCGTACCTTACCAACGGCGGCGGATTCTACCCCAACAGGCTAAAGGCGAAACCCCCTTTAACCTAAAAACCCCCCGCTACGGTGAATACCACCGCGCTCAATTGGGCTTCCCCCAAATCGTCTGGCAAACCGTCGTCCGGCGTTATACCCCCCAAGACAAACAGCCCAAAGCAGGGGATCCCTCTCTGTACCTGGGAATGGCACGGGATGTCACGCCTATGGTCAACCCCGGCCCCCGCGTTTCTACCTTTAACCTAAATTACCTGGCTAAAGTGCCCAACCGCAAGAAGTAA
- a CDS encoding DUF433 domain-containing protein, producing the protein MFDRITFDPQIMGGRACIRGMRITASLVVSLVANGMSVEEIIREYPDLEPEDIGQALKHGLELTGGAYSPS; encoded by the coding sequence ATGTTTGACCGTATTACCTTCGACCCGCAAATTATGGGAGGCCGTGCTTGCATTCGAGGGATGCGGATTACTGCATCTCTGGTTGTGAGTTTGGTGGCAAATGGGATGAGTGTGGAGGAGATTATCAGAGAATATCCTGATTTAGAACCCGAGGATATTGGTCAAGCCCTCAAGCATGGTTTAGAGCTTACTGGTGGGGCATACAGCCCATCTTAG